Proteins co-encoded in one Spiroplasma gladiatoris genomic window:
- the tilS gene encoding tRNA lysidine(34) synthetase TilS, translating to MKICNKKKYIVGLSGGPDSLFLLDNLIKKVNRAKIIACHVNYNFREDSEKDKNIAIEFCKKNNIAIIVKDIRKDYSNLEKNFEAWAREQRYDFFVEQLEKFNFDKILIAHNMNDDIETYLMQKQKNNLTKYWGIKKETYYKEKKILRPIIEVKKSEILNYLKENSINYAIDSTNFDTKYLRNNIRSKLSENDFEILLKEKKEQNILLKKQYKKIYSILETDLSIKHFNKDFHFNERLLFSFFESKGFGDIFYSRKKNTLKEIIKQLMSSKSFIKIQIESLLLIKDRQYIKFINLQAYKIIDKPIGLLDINEMNYLFLKEDINDFDKKLYITNNWEYHKNDLFYQDKKLNLFYKKQKTSYYFRFYQAIIYDKKNKKIKNSLN from the coding sequence ATGAAGATATGCAATAAAAAAAAATACATTGTTGGTTTATCTGGTGGACCAGACAGTTTATTTCTTTTGGACAACTTAATAAAAAAAGTAAATAGAGCAAAAATTATTGCTTGTCATGTTAATTATAATTTTAGAGAAGATTCTGAAAAAGATAAAAATATTGCTATAGAGTTTTGTAAAAAAAATAATATTGCTATTATTGTAAAAGATATAAGAAAAGATTATTCAAATCTAGAAAAAAATTTTGAAGCTTGAGCAAGAGAACAAAGGTATGATTTTTTTGTAGAGCAACTAGAAAAATTTAATTTTGACAAAATTCTTATTGCGCACAACATGAATGACGATATAGAAACTTACTTAATGCAAAAACAAAAAAATAATTTAACTAAATATTGGGGAATAAAAAAAGAAACTTATTATAAAGAAAAAAAAATTTTAAGACCTATAATAGAAGTTAAGAAGTCTGAGATTTTAAATTACTTAAAAGAAAATAGTATAAATTATGCTATTGATTCGACAAACTTTGATACAAAATATTTAAGAAATAATATCAGAAGCAAGTTGAGTGAAAATGATTTTGAGATCTTATTAAAAGAAAAAAAAGAACAAAATATATTATTAAAAAAACAGTACAAAAAAATTTATTCTATTCTAGAAACAGATCTTAGTATTAAACATTTCAACAAAGATTTTCATTTCAACGAGAGATTACTATTTAGTTTTTTTGAAAGTAAAGGTTTTGGTGATATCTTTTATTCAAGGAAAAAAAATACTTTAAAAGAGATTATCAAACAATTAATGTCTTCAAAGTCTTTTATAAAAATACAAATTGAAAGTTTATTATTAATTAAGGACCGTCAATACATTAAATTTATTAACTTACAAGCTTACAAAATTATAGATAAGCCAATAGGTCTTTTAGATATAAATGAAATGAATTATTTATTTTTGAAAGAAGATATCAACGATTTTGATAAAAAATTATATATAACAAATAATTGAGAGTATCATAAAAATGATTTATTTTATCAAGATAAAAAACTTAATTTATTTTATAAAAAACAAAAAACAAGCTATTATTTTAGGTTTTATCAAGCTATTATATATGACAAAAAAAATAAGAAAATAAAAAATAGTTTAAATTAA
- the ftsH gene encoding ATP-dependent zinc metalloprotease FtsH, translating into MKNKRKIFLWILFLAVLIVIGVVLYYFQKGTVTKWNYDQLCQNASSITGQVSVKVTSNGVYVLEGYYTSAGKIYKFMAVLDEKDYYSFKGLGIADMMLGYEEGNTWKQLLVSLIPTVLIVVFYIWMFSSMMKGGGMGGNMFGNNKQRPRETKSDVKFKNVAGINEEKQELVEIVDYLKNPNKYAQMGARVPKGVLMEGPPGTGKTLLAKAVAGEANVAFFSMAGSEFEEMFVGLGASRVRDLFSDAKKAAPCIIFIDEIDAVGRKRNSSMGLGTSEQTLNQLLVEMDGFGTNSGVIVMAATNRVDVLDPALLRPGRFDRTIQISLPDIREREAILKLHANNKSVSPEIDWKRIAERTPGFSGAQLENVLNEAAILVVREKRKMITINDIDEAIDRVVGGPAKKSRAMTLKDKQIVSYHEAGHALIGLKLRSASKVQKVTIIPRGNAGGYTIMTPKDESNFSSKEDLHAAIAGYLGGRAAEEVIFGKDNITTGAHDDLDKATNISRKMVTQFGMSKLGLTKYLTMAEEAYGQTKGVYSDEVAYKIDQEISNMLDECYKIAIKIINENKELLELIAESLRVLETITAEQIDYINKNNKLPNEVILEKERKAKEDKKREAGEILEFEPDADEGDTKN; encoded by the coding sequence ATGAAAAATAAAAGAAAGATATTTTTATGAATATTATTCTTGGCAGTTTTAATTGTTATTGGGGTTGTTTTGTACTATTTCCAAAAAGGAACTGTAACAAAATGGAATTATGATCAACTTTGTCAAAATGCTTCAAGTATAACAGGTCAAGTATCTGTTAAAGTTACATCAAACGGTGTATATGTATTAGAAGGTTACTATACTTCTGCTGGAAAAATATACAAATTTATGGCGGTTCTTGACGAGAAAGACTACTATTCTTTCAAAGGTTTAGGAATTGCAGATATGATGTTAGGTTATGAAGAAGGTAATACTTGGAAACAATTATTAGTTAGTCTTATACCAACAGTACTAATTGTTGTTTTCTACATCTGAATGTTTTCAAGCATGATGAAAGGCGGAGGCATGGGTGGTAACATGTTTGGTAACAATAAACAAAGACCAAGAGAAACCAAGTCTGACGTAAAATTTAAAAATGTAGCAGGTATTAATGAAGAAAAACAAGAATTAGTCGAAATTGTAGACTATTTAAAAAATCCAAACAAATATGCACAAATGGGGGCAAGAGTTCCTAAGGGTGTTCTAATGGAAGGGCCTCCTGGAACAGGAAAAACTCTTTTAGCAAAAGCTGTTGCAGGGGAAGCTAATGTTGCTTTCTTCTCTATGGCCGGATCAGAATTTGAAGAAATGTTTGTTGGTCTTGGAGCAAGCAGAGTTAGAGATTTATTCTCTGATGCTAAAAAAGCCGCACCTTGTATAATCTTTATTGATGAAATTGATGCGGTTGGTAGAAAAAGAAACTCTTCAATGGGTCTTGGAACAAGTGAACAAACTTTAAACCAATTACTTGTTGAAATGGATGGATTTGGAACAAACTCTGGAGTTATTGTTATGGCAGCAACTAACAGAGTTGATGTTCTTGATCCTGCCTTATTAAGACCAGGTCGTTTTGATAGAACTATTCAAATTTCTTTACCAGATATTAGAGAAAGAGAAGCAATTCTAAAACTGCATGCAAACAACAAATCTGTTTCACCAGAAATTGATTGAAAACGTATAGCTGAAAGAACTCCTGGGTTCTCAGGAGCTCAACTAGAAAATGTATTAAATGAAGCTGCAATATTAGTTGTTAGAGAAAAAAGAAAAATGATAACAATTAACGATATTGATGAAGCTATTGATAGAGTTGTCGGGGGACCAGCAAAAAAATCAAGAGCTATGACACTAAAAGATAAACAAATAGTTTCATATCACGAAGCTGGTCACGCTTTAATTGGATTAAAATTAAGATCTGCTTCAAAAGTTCAAAAAGTAACTATTATTCCTCGTGGAAACGCCGGAGGATATACAATAATGACTCCAAAAGATGAATCAAACTTTTCATCTAAAGAAGATTTACATGCAGCTATTGCAGGTTATCTAGGAGGAAGAGCAGCTGAAGAAGTTATTTTTGGAAAAGATAACATTACAACAGGAGCTCATGACGATTTAGATAAAGCAACAAACATTTCTAGAAAAATGGTTACTCAATTTGGTATGTCTAAACTTGGTTTAACAAAATATTTGACAATGGCAGAAGAAGCTTATGGTCAAACTAAAGGTGTTTATTCTGATGAAGTAGCTTATAAAATTGATCAAGAAATTAGTAATATGCTTGATGAATGTTATAAAATAGCAATTAAAATCATTAATGAAAACAAAGAGTTATTAGAATTAATCGCTGAATCATTAAGGGTTTTAGAAACTATTACAGCAGAACAAATTGACTATATTAATAAAAATAATAAATTACCAAACGAAGTTATTTTAGAAAAAGAAAGAAAAGCAAAAGAAGATAAAAAAAGAGAAGCCGGAGAAATCTTGGAATTTGAACCTGATGCTGATGAAGGCGATACAAAAAACTAA
- a CDS encoding Hsp33 family molecular chaperone HslO: MDMQIRATSSKRNVKMAIVDISESLEKIIKLQKSNPLASVALGRTIIANSLLSLSIKDGTKMTTNINGMGLVGSVIAEFQNNTIRGYIENPNFDASRLNENEASPLAQAVGKSGFLQVSRDNGGSEPYTSKVEMISGEINMDFMYYLQHSDQINSLITSTVEINDDGSIKKACGIIIQLLPGFKDEDIDFIEEKIGTLDHLKKTLLETTNYEALLKDICEDAKVLSVSELKFECTCNLEKVMNSIKMLGQDEIQKAYNEGEVVEVICDFCKKQYNIEANELKNLLN; encoded by the coding sequence ATGGATATGCAAATTAGAGCTACAAGCTCAAAAAGAAATGTAAAAATGGCAATTGTTGACATTTCAGAATCATTAGAAAAAATAATAAAACTACAAAAATCAAACCCATTAGCTTCTGTGGCTTTAGGAAGAACAATAATAGCAAACTCTTTGTTAAGTTTAAGTATTAAAGATGGAACTAAAATGACAACAAATATTAATGGAATGGGCTTAGTCGGATCAGTTATTGCAGAGTTTCAAAACAACACTATTAGAGGATATATTGAAAATCCAAACTTTGATGCTTCTAGGCTAAATGAAAACGAAGCAAGTCCGTTAGCACAAGCTGTTGGAAAGTCTGGTTTTTTACAAGTTTCAAGAGATAATGGAGGAAGCGAACCTTACACTTCAAAAGTTGAAATGATCTCTGGAGAGATAAATATGGATTTTATGTATTACTTACAACATTCAGATCAAATAAATTCACTAATAACTTCTACTGTTGAAATAAATGACGATGGAAGCATTAAAAAAGCTTGCGGAATAATTATTCAATTATTACCTGGATTTAAAGATGAAGATATTGATTTTATTGAAGAAAAAATTGGAACACTTGATCATTTAAAAAAAACACTTCTAGAAACAACAAACTATGAAGCTTTACTAAAAGATATTTGTGAAGATGCAAAAGTTTTAAGTGTTAGTGAACTAAAATTTGAATGTACATGTAATTTGGAAAAAGTAATGAATTCAATAAAAATGTTAGGGCAAGACGAAATCCAAAAAGCTTACAATGAAGGAGAAGTCGTTGAAGTTATTTGTGATTTTTGTAAAAAACAATACAATATTGAAGCAAATGAATTAAAAAACCTACTAAATTAA
- a CDS encoding ABC transporter ATP-binding protein, producing the protein MPELTKDERAAEKQARAKEKMLAKAKKYAAKKDLSNRVLKVVDFPEVNETGLKGYKTRIKLQKQLTSKYSKDILVNKDIISTTGNQPDTNKYAIELYGAKKWYTNGDMVTQILKGVDLKIEKSKFIVILGPSGSGKTTLLNSISGLDKVTSGDVFSVGYNLTLLKDSHLTKFRRENVGFIFQQYNLLSNLTARENAEVGENLSVPTENSMSIEEIFETIGMKEQMNKYPHQMSGGQQQRVSIARALAKNPEILFGDEPTGALDEEMGRKVLEILLEVKNRFKTTVIIVTHNPNIAEIGDTVIHVRNGLIDQLTNNPNPKKPSEIDWS; encoded by the coding sequence TTGCCTGAATTAACTAAGGATGAAAGAGCTGCAGAAAAACAAGCTAGAGCAAAAGAAAAAATGCTAGCTAAGGCTAAAAAGTATGCTGCAAAAAAAGACTTATCTAATAGAGTTCTTAAAGTTGTTGACTTTCCAGAAGTTAATGAAACTGGATTAAAAGGATATAAAACAAGAATTAAATTACAAAAACAATTAACAAGTAAATATTCAAAAGATATATTAGTTAATAAAGATATAATTTCTACAACAGGTAACCAACCAGATACAAATAAGTATGCAATCGAATTGTACGGAGCTAAAAAGTGATATACAAATGGAGATATGGTTACACAAATTTTAAAAGGCGTAGATTTAAAAATTGAAAAAAGTAAATTTATAGTAATTTTAGGACCCTCTGGTTCAGGTAAAACTACATTACTTAACTCGATTTCTGGACTAGACAAAGTTACATCAGGAGATGTGTTCTCTGTTGGCTATAATCTAACTTTATTAAAAGACTCACATTTAACAAAATTTAGAAGGGAAAACGTAGGATTTATATTTCAACAATATAATTTATTATCAAATTTAACAGCAAGAGAAAATGCTGAAGTTGGAGAAAACCTAAGTGTTCCAACAGAAAATTCAATGTCAATTGAAGAAATATTTGAAACAATTGGTATGAAAGAACAAATGAACAAATACCCACACCAAATGTCTGGAGGACAACAACAAAGGGTTTCAATCGCTAGAGCATTAGCAAAAAATCCTGAAATTTTATTCGGAGACGAACCAACTGGAGCTTTAGATGAAGAAATGGGTAGAAAAGTTTTAGAAATATTATTAGAAGTTAAAAACAGATTTAAAACTACTGTTATTATTGTAACTCACAACCCAAACATTGCAGAAATTGGAGATACTGTAATACATGTTAGAAATGGGTTGATTGATCAATTAACAAACAATCCAAATCCAAAAAAACCATCTGAAATTGACTGATCTTAA
- a CDS encoding DUF1904 family protein: MPVFTFRGISENKVQEYFKKIGELAQLINADIEQFVFWNEEAKLIGNGYEKDAIYISIEWKGRPLKQEAVTMHIQEFFGSISKHIYVKFTEINSFLYINGEVIS, translated from the coding sequence ATGCCAGTTTTTACATTTAGAGGTATATCTGAAAATAAGGTACAAGAATATTTTAAAAAAATAGGAGAATTAGCTCAATTAATCAACGCAGACATTGAACAATTTGTTTTTTGAAATGAGGAAGCAAAGTTAATTGGGAACGGTTATGAAAAGGATGCTATCTATATTTCTATAGAATGAAAGGGTAGACCTTTAAAGCAAGAAGCTGTAACTATGCATATTCAAGAATTTTTTGGTTCAATTTCTAAACATATTTATGTTAAATTCACTGAGATTAATAGCTTCTTATACATTAACGGAGAAGTAATTAGCTAA
- the dusB gene encoding tRNA dihydrouridine synthase DusB → MKIKNINLKGKVFLGPMAGTTNAAFRIICKEKGASLVYAEMVSTEGLVHNNQKTKTMIEVSELEHPITLQIFGFDTNSFVEGAKIVEELSECDIIDINMGCPAPKVALRSQAGANLLKYPERVGEVIKAVVENTNKPVTVKMRIGWDENNKNVVELAKIAEKNGASAIAVHGRTRNQFYTGKADWSWIKRVKEAVSIPVIGNGDVTDGPTAKKMIEETGCDGIMIARAAQGNPWIFREIQHYLDTGEELEKPSYQEWKETVIRHTNLLIEMRGEEFAIREMRKQVLWYLARLKKEPIVIEMKKLATQIENIDDLNNLFKMYELEIGENYER, encoded by the coding sequence ATGAAAATTAAAAACATTAATTTAAAAGGTAAAGTTTTTTTAGGTCCAATGGCTGGAACAACAAACGCAGCTTTTAGAATAATTTGTAAGGAAAAAGGAGCATCTCTTGTTTATGCAGAGATGGTTAGCACTGAAGGTCTTGTTCATAACAATCAAAAAACAAAGACAATGATTGAAGTTTCAGAGCTAGAACACCCGATTACCTTACAAATTTTTGGTTTTGATACAAACTCTTTTGTAGAAGGGGCAAAAATAGTAGAAGAGCTTTCTGAGTGTGATATAATTGATATCAATATGGGTTGTCCCGCTCCAAAAGTAGCTTTAAGAAGTCAAGCGGGGGCTAATTTATTAAAATACCCAGAAAGAGTTGGAGAAGTTATAAAAGCAGTTGTTGAAAATACAAATAAACCTGTAACTGTAAAAATGAGAATTGGTTGAGATGAAAACAACAAAAATGTTGTAGAACTTGCAAAGATTGCAGAAAAAAACGGAGCGTCAGCTATTGCGGTTCATGGTAGAACTAGAAACCAATTTTATACCGGAAAAGCAGACTGATCATGAATTAAAAGAGTTAAAGAAGCTGTTTCTATTCCTGTAATAGGGAATGGTGATGTAACTGATGGACCAACAGCTAAAAAGATGATCGAAGAAACTGGTTGTGATGGAATAATGATAGCAAGAGCGGCACAAGGAAATCCTTGAATTTTTAGAGAAATACAACATTATTTAGATACTGGAGAAGAACTTGAAAAACCATCATATCAAGAGTGAAAAGAAACAGTTATTCGTCATACAAATCTTTTAATAGAGATGCGTGGAGAAGAATTTGCAATAAGAGAAATGCGGAAGCAGGTTTTGTGATATTTAGCAAGATTAAAAAAAGAACCAATAGTTATAGAAATGAAAAAATTAGCAACCCAAATAGAAAATATTGACGATTTAAATAATTTATTTAAAATGTATGAATTAGAAATAGGAGAAAATTATGAACGATAA
- the lysS gene encoding lysine--tRNA ligase, giving the protein MNDNFERDFSEQEIIRREKYQKLVREGRDPFEITVFDRTHVINQLIENYSNFSKEELANNKDQISTAGRIRLFREAGKKAIFANIQDQNSIIQIYVREDEVGEEEFKYFQNLDLGDIIGVKGTMMKTDHGELTIRVKKALLLSKALKPLPDKHLGIADIEEKYRRRYVDLIVNPETKKTFINRSKIIRTIQNFLDQKGYMEVETPILHSLSGGAAAKPFATHYNALDSQFYLRIATELHLKRCIVGGFEGVYEIGRIFRNEGLSTRHNPEFTSIELYVAYKDMYFLMDLCEEVIRTCAIAVNGKTTLSYGGYDLDLGKPFKRWHMVDAIKEVTGVDFWKEITYEEAKNIAQKHNVKVENHHFSVGHIINLFYEEFVEEKIIEPTFVYGHPREISPLAKANPKDPRFTERYELFIVNREYANCFSELNNPIDQFERFLDQIKEARQGNDEANDMDIDFVEALEYGMPPTAGIGIGIDRLVMLLTGSESIKDVLLFPQMKPRG; this is encoded by the coding sequence ATGAACGATAATTTTGAAAGAGATTTTAGTGAACAAGAAATTATTCGACGCGAAAAATATCAAAAATTAGTAAGAGAAGGAAGAGACCCTTTTGAAATAACAGTTTTTGATAGAACTCATGTAATCAATCAATTGATTGAAAACTATTCAAATTTTTCAAAAGAAGAATTAGCAAACAATAAAGACCAAATCTCAACAGCAGGAAGAATAAGACTTTTTAGAGAAGCGGGGAAAAAAGCAATATTTGCAAATATTCAAGACCAAAACTCTATAATTCAAATTTATGTTAGAGAAGATGAAGTAGGAGAAGAAGAATTCAAGTATTTTCAAAATCTTGACTTAGGTGACATTATTGGAGTTAAAGGTACAATGATGAAAACAGATCATGGAGAATTAACAATAAGAGTTAAAAAAGCTCTTCTTTTATCAAAAGCTTTAAAACCGTTACCGGACAAACATTTAGGAATAGCAGATATTGAAGAAAAATATCGCAGAAGATATGTAGATTTAATAGTTAATCCTGAAACTAAAAAAACTTTTATTAACAGAAGTAAAATAATCAGAACAATTCAAAACTTTTTAGATCAAAAAGGGTACATGGAAGTTGAAACTCCAATTTTACACTCATTAAGTGGTGGAGCTGCAGCCAAACCATTTGCAACTCATTATAATGCTTTGGATAGTCAATTCTATTTAAGAATTGCAACCGAATTACACTTAAAAAGATGTATAGTTGGTGGTTTTGAAGGTGTATATGAAATAGGAAGAATTTTTAGAAATGAAGGATTAAGTACAAGACATAATCCTGAATTTACATCAATTGAATTATATGTTGCGTATAAAGACATGTACTTTTTAATGGACTTATGTGAAGAAGTAATCAGAACTTGCGCTATAGCTGTTAATGGAAAAACTACATTATCTTATGGAGGTTATGATTTAGATTTAGGAAAACCTTTTAAAAGATGACATATGGTTGATGCAATTAAAGAAGTAACAGGAGTTGATTTTTGAAAAGAGATTACTTATGAAGAAGCAAAAAATATTGCTCAAAAACACAACGTTAAAGTTGAAAATCACCACTTCTCAGTCGGGCATATAATTAATTTGTTTTACGAAGAATTTGTAGAAGAAAAAATAATTGAACCAACTTTTGTATATGGACATCCAAGAGAAATATCACCATTGGCAAAAGCTAACCCAAAAGACCCTAGATTTACAGAAAGATATGAACTATTTATTGTTAATAGAGAATATGCAAATTGTTTTTCAGAGTTAAACAATCCAATTGATCAGTTTGAAAGATTTTTAGATCAGATCAAAGAAGCGAGACAAGGAAATGATGAAGCAAATGATATGGATATTGATTTTGTTGAAGCACTAGAATATGGAATGCCTCCAACTGCTGGAATAGGTATTGGAATCGATAGACTAGTTATGCTATTAACAGGATCAGAATCAATTAAAGATGTTTTATTATTCCCTCAAATGAAACCGAGAGGATAA
- a CDS encoding IspD/TarI family cytidylyltransferase produces the protein MIDLIIVANGKSSRFGKNKLLEKINSQTVIEKTIECFLENKNFNKIIIVTNNEIENILKSKFFNIKFLKGGKTRSLSVKKGLQLVDSEFVMVHDGARPFVNNKLIENLISSIKQNDAVVPVLKITSCLKRTIGELITQNRDEFVVSQTPQLFKASALKKEYKNVDQDWYDDCQAIENKGYKIITIDGDNENIKITYKSDIKR, from the coding sequence ATGATTGATTTAATAATAGTTGCTAATGGTAAAAGTTCTAGATTTGGGAAAAACAAATTATTAGAAAAAATAAATAGTCAAACTGTAATTGAAAAAACTATTGAATGTTTTTTAGAAAATAAAAATTTTAACAAGATAATAATAGTAACAAATAATGAAATTGAAAATATTTTAAAAAGTAAATTTTTTAATATTAAATTTTTAAAAGGAGGAAAAACAAGAAGTCTTTCTGTTAAAAAAGGATTACAACTTGTTGATTCAGAATTTGTAATGGTTCACGATGGAGCTAGACCTTTTGTAAATAATAAACTTATTGAAAATTTAATTAGTAGTATTAAACAAAATGATGCAGTTGTACCTGTTCTTAAAATTACAAGTTGTTTAAAAAGAACCATAGGAGAATTAATCACTCAAAATAGAGATGAGTTTGTGGTAAGTCAAACTCCACAACTATTTAAAGCTAGTGCATTAAAAAAAGAGTATAAAAACGTTGATCAAGATTGATATGATGATTGCCAAGCAATTGAAAATAAAGGTTATAAAATTATAACAATTGATGGAGATAATGAAAATATAAAAATTACTTATAAAAGTGATATAAAAAGATAA
- the rpsF gene encoding 30S ribosomal protein S6 encodes MIRKYEVMYIIDQDTSDVKAIQTKLNDILVANGGKILESEDWGLKDFAYEINKKKKGFYTVLIVETNSDNIEEFRRVSRIDKSVVRELIINTENEKKYIQSTKLSKTDMAKYKEEKKPSRGFERRPNYRRPEGDNNSQPQREFKAEAAKENTAPVEEKKVIKKESD; translated from the coding sequence ATGATTAGAAAATACGAAGTTATGTATATAATTGATCAAGACACAAGTGATGTTAAAGCAATTCAAACTAAATTGAATGACATACTTGTTGCTAATGGCGGTAAAATTCTTGAATCTGAAGATTGAGGATTAAAAGATTTTGCCTATGAAATAAACAAAAAGAAAAAAGGTTTTTACACAGTTTTAATCGTAGAAACAAATAGTGATAATATTGAAGAATTTAGACGTGTGTCAAGAATTGACAAAAGTGTTGTTCGTGAATTAATTATTAACACAGAAAATGAAAAAAAATACATTCAGTCAACTAAATTATCAAAAACTGATATGGCTAAATATAAAGAAGAGAAAAAACCTTCAAGAGGGTTTGAAAGAAGACCAAACTACAGAAGACCAGAAGGTGATAATAATTCTCAACCACAAAGAGAATTTAAAGCTGAAGCTGCAAAAGAAAACACAGCACCAGTTGAAGAAAAAAAAGTAATTAAAAAAGAATCTGATTAA
- a CDS encoding single-stranded DNA-binding protein: MNSVNLIGRITKDPELRTSSGGKVFVAFTLAVNEYGAGTQYTQFIPCFAWEKTAENMTKFVKKGSQLAVEGSISVRQDNSNNQYSTVVTVRANRVQFLGSSQGSGANNSQNYNQHQQQNNLPQTNNYDFDLIEDNNPSNDDDSILWED, translated from the coding sequence ATGAACTCAGTAAACTTAATAGGAAGAATTACAAAAGATCCAGAATTAAGAACTTCAAGCGGAGGAAAAGTTTTTGTAGCGTTTACTTTAGCGGTCAACGAATATGGAGCAGGAACTCAATACACTCAATTTATTCCATGTTTTGCATGAGAAAAAACAGCTGAAAATATGACTAAATTTGTTAAAAAAGGATCACAACTTGCTGTTGAAGGAAGCATTAGTGTTAGACAAGATAATAGCAACAATCAATATTCAACAGTAGTTACTGTTAGAGCAAATCGTGTTCAATTTCTAGGTTCAAGTCAAGGAAGTGGAGCTAACAATTCACAAAACTACAACCAACATCAACAACAAAACAACCTACCTCAAACAAATAACTATGATTTTGATTTAATTGAAGATAATAATCCTTCAAATGATGATGATTCAATTTTATGAGAAGATTAA
- the rpsR gene encoding 30S ribosomal protein S18, producing MKPKFIRRKKVNFFAKNSIDYIDYKDVDLLKKFISTNGQILPRRITGTSPKHQRMLATAIKRARIMGLLPFVSN from the coding sequence ATGAAACCAAAATTTATAAGAAGAAAAAAAGTTAACTTTTTTGCTAAAAATAGTATTGATTACATAGATTATAAAGATGTAGATTTATTAAAAAAATTTATATCAACTAATGGACAAATATTACCAAGAAGAATTACAGGAACATCTCCTAAACACCAAAGAATGCTTGCTACTGCAATTAAAAGAGCAAGAATTATGGGATTGCTTCCATTTGTAAGTAATTAA
- the rplI gene encoding 50S ribosomal protein L9, which produces MKVILLQDVKNYGKKDQVVEVSDGYAKNYLIPKKLAILATKNDVSHLGVRLKKEQQIMDAKKNVVEQLKNQIESLILNFSLKVKSGKPFGSVSLSQICDRLKKEFSIDLDKRKFEKHDNLVEIGLHYLKIKLDFKIIATLKVQVEGIE; this is translated from the coding sequence ATGAAAGTTATTTTATTACAAGATGTAAAAAATTATGGTAAAAAAGATCAGGTTGTAGAAGTTTCTGATGGATATGCAAAAAACTATTTAATTCCAAAAAAATTAGCTATTTTAGCAACAAAAAATGATGTTAGTCATTTAGGAGTTAGATTAAAAAAAGAACAACAAATAATGGATGCTAAAAAAAATGTAGTTGAACAATTAAAAAATCAAATAGAATCTTTAATTTTAAACTTTAGTTTAAAAGTTAAAAGTGGAAAACCATTTGGTTCAGTCTCTTTATCTCAAATTTGTGACAGATTAAAAAAAGAGTTTAGCATTGATCTAGATAAAAGAAAGTTTGAAAAACACGATAACTTAGTTGAAATTGGATTACATTATTTAAAAATTAAACTAGATTTTAAAATTATTGCAACTTTAAAAGTTCAAGTAGAAGGAATAGAATAA